The following coding sequences lie in one Trichoderma breve strain T069 chromosome 1, whole genome shotgun sequence genomic window:
- a CDS encoding EXS family domain-containing protein, with amino-acid sequence MKFAKELEREAVPEWRIKYLNYKAGKKYVKAVASAIQRTSSSTPRLLSSRRTPTFFSIAGPHTEPSPKPSSRFETSRPSDDAPRSSRWHGQSEPVAIAKQAEDEALNSNGNSLGYGSFVPTPPTDPQQLSHRLQNGDDEDQQDGQDKDQNGKQSDNQGDGDDDEFELPAPAIYTTSSSPGAKQSFSPGRKSAHFNFHRSNSSGPLSSGTLPTLVPTDTADERLRRIFSSARESARITGLPRQSLDLVREREQQFYSFLDSELEKVETFYKKNEDRAGQRLVMLREQLHEMRNRRIQEINNERTNRSFSGTSNQQFGEGNPDKANAWIHPLKNKIFPPGPNSKGFQNMPQTPHLAAGSRPRDDRMDYVRRPVDNEVAYRTAKRKLKLAMQEFYRSLELLKSYAMLNRTAFRKLNKKYDKAVNARPPMRYMNEKVKKAWFVNSDVLEGHIKSVEDLYARYFERGNQKLAVGKLRKLHRKPKDESGSSFLNGILIGTGAVFSIQGLVYGIQLLDDNDPTLSLQTSYLLQLYGGYFLMLMLFSLFCINCSIWLRNRVNYPFIFEFDQRSQLDWRQLSEFPSALLLLFGVIMWANFSRYGDDAMYLYYPVLLVGLTVVVILFPAPVLAHKSRRWLAYSHWRLLLSGFYPVEFRDFFLGDMYCSLTYSMANIELFFCLYANHWNNPGQCNSTSSRLLGFLTTLPAIWRFLQCIRRYKDTRNIFPHLVNCGKYTATILSYLCLSLYRIHQSHSNLALFVTFSTINGMMLAIWDLFMDFSLLQPQSRHTALRDILALKHRWIYYVIMTVDPILRFSWIFYAIFAHDSQHSTVISFMVSFMEVFRRGIWSLLRVENEHCANVAQYKASRDVPLPYHIEPLLERASVESSPIISAEEDRQTEPQPPRPQPAEHPSFYDSASSTAVAGPTSGSLRHRTDIVPSPIHRSFSKILAEAHKQDFEKKRKPEDGAGDAAGVAGQSDDFDDDDDEDEDDAGSLSEMRPQNSGNAA; translated from the exons ATGAAGTTCGCAAAGGAGCTTGAGCGCGAGGCGGTTCCTG AATGGCGAATCAAGTATCTCAATTACAAGGCGGGCAAGAAATACGTCAAAGCTGTCGCCTCTGCCATCCAGAGAACTTCCAGCTCTACGCCTCGACTTCTTAGTTCACGCCGCACCCCGACTTTTTTCTCAATAGCAGGGCCACATACGGAGCCTTCTCCCAAACCGTCTTCTCGTTTCGAAACCTCTCGCCCCTCTGATGATGCTCCTAGAAGCTCGAGATGGCATGGCCAATCAGAACCGGTCGCCATCGCAAAGCAGGCGGAAGATGAGGCATTGAACAGCAATGGTAACAGTCTGGGGTATGGAAGCTTTGTGCCCACACCCCCTACGGACCCTCAGCAACTATCACACCGTCTCCAAAatggtgacgatgaagacCAACAGGATGGCCAGGACAAGGACCAAAACGGCAAGCAGAGTGACAACCAAGGcgatggcgacgacgacgaattCGAGCTCCCTGCCCCCGCCATTTatacaacatcatcatctcctggTGCCAAACAGTCGTTCAGCCCTGGGAGGAAAAGTGCTCACTTCAATTTCCACAGGTCAAATTCGTCGGGCCCCTTGAGCTCTGGGACGCTACCGACGTTGGTACCAACAGACACTGCCGATGAGCGACTTCGCCGCATCTTTTCTAGTGCAAGGGAATCTGCTCGAATAACAGGTCTTCCACGCCAAagccttgatcttgttcGGGAGCGGGAACAACAGTTTTACTCATTCCTCGACTCGGAGCTGGAAAAGGTGGAGACATTTTATAAGAAGAACGAGGATCGAGCTGGCCAGCGGCTGGTCATGCTGCGAGAGCAGCTTCATGAGATGCGTAACCGGCGAATTCAAGAAATAAACAACGAGAGGACAAATCGCTCATTTTCTGGGACCTCGAATCAACAGTTTGGCGAAGGCAACCCTGACAAGGCAAATGCCTGGATACATCCGTTGAAGAATAAGATCTTCCCGCCCGGACCAAATTCAAAAGGCTTCCAGAACATGCCCCAAACACCACATCTAGCGGCTGGGAGCAGGCCCCGGGACGATCGCATGGACTATGTGCGGCGGCCTGTAGATAACGAAGTGGCATATCGAACGGCAAAGCGAaagttgaagctggcgaTGCAAGAGTTCTATCGCAGCCTGGAATTACTCAAATCATATGCCATGCTTAATCGCACGGCCTTTCGAAAGCTTAATAAGAAATACGACAAAGCTGTCAACGCTCGACCTCCTATGCGCTACATGAATGAAAAGGTCAAAAAGGCTTGGTTTGTCAATAGCGACGTTCTGGAAGGTCACATCAAATCTGTCGAGGATCTCTATGCAAGGTATTTTGAGCGTGGAAATCAGAAGCTTGCGGTTGGCAAGCTGCGAAAGCTGCACAGAAAGCCCAAGGATGAGTCTGGCAGCTCGTTCCTTAACGGCATCCTCATCGGTACGGGAGCTGTATTCAGCATCCAAGGCCTCGTTTATGGCATTCAGTTGCTAGATGACAATGATCCGACATTGAGTCTCCAAACAAGCTATCTGTTGCAGCTATATGGCGGCTATTTCCTTATGCTcatgcttttttctctcttctgcatcAACTGCTCCATTTGGCTGCGGAACAGGGTGAATTACCCCTTTATTTTTGAATTTGACCAGCGAAGTCAGCTTGATTGGCGTCAGCTCTCTGAATTCCCTTCAGCATTGCTTTTACTTTTTGGAGTTATTATGTGGGCCAACTTTAGCAGATATGGGGATGATGCCATGTATCTATATTACCCCGTTCTGCTAGTTGGCCTAACAGTTGTTGTTATTCTCTTTCCTGCCCCTGTGCTTGCACATAAGAGCCGCAGATGGCTTGCATATTCACAT TGGCGTCTTCTCTTGTCTGGATTTTATCCTGTGGAGTTTCGTGATTTTTTCCTTGGGGACATGTATTGTTCTTTGACATATTCGATGGCG AACATAgaacttttcttttgcttgtaTGCCAATCATTGGAATAATCCTGGGCAGTGCAACTCGACTAGCTCCCGCTTGCTCGGATTCCTGACGACGCTCCCGGCAATATGGCGCTTTCTCCAGTGTATTCGACGTTATAAAGATACACGCAACATTTTCCCACACTTAGTCAATTGCGGCAAATATACCGCTACCATATTGTCTTACCTTTGTCTATCCCTTTACCGAATTCACCAGAGCCATTCTAACCTTGCTTTATTTGTGACTTTCTCAACGATCAACGGT ATGATGTTAGCTATTTGGGATCTCTTTATGGATTTCTCTCTACTTCAGCCTCAGAGCCGACATACCGCTCTCCGCGATATTCTCGCTTTGAAGCACCGCTGGATCTATTACGTTATTATGACTGTCGACCCTATACTCAGATTCTCATGGATTTTCTATGCCATCTTCGCCCACGATTCGCAGCATTCTACTGTTATCTCGTTCATGGTTAGCTTCATGGAAGTTTTCCGCCGAGGCATATGGTCGCTCCTACGTGTAGAAAACGAGCACTGCGCCAACGTAGCGCAGTATAAGGCTTCTCGCGATGTTCCTCTCCCCTACCACATCGAGCCCCTGCTGGAGCGCGCCAGCGTCGAATCCAGCCCGATAATATCAGCGGAAGAGGACCGCCAGACAGAGCCGCAGCCACCGCGGCCGCAGCCGGCCGAACACCCCAGCTTCTACGACTCTGCCAGCTCTACTGCCGTTGCCGGCCCTACGAGCGGCAGCCTTCGGCACCGCACCGACATCGTTCCTTCTCCCATCCACCGAAGCTTCTCTAAGATTTTGGCAGAGGCACATAAGCAGGAttttgagaagaagcggaagccCGAAGACGGGGCTGGGGATGcggctggtgttgctggtCAGAGCGACGattttgacgatgatgatgacgaggatgaagatgatgccggcAGCTTGTCGGAAATGCGACCCCAGAATAGTGGGAACGCAGCTTAA
- a CDS encoding aminopeptidase I zinc metalloprotease (M18) domain-containing protein, which produces MTRRVPSSLSLRQQAPAQAQSSISAQSSASSSFAPIPASASAHTQQAVSPLASSKHFVLADMDGRPPLDNRACMNCISKLSANEVSQVNWHVDEENKCKLCAVRDLKPEAFTKPFLDFLRENPTVFHTVDYFKTKLRQSGYVELPARDSWSGKIQPGGKYWVTRNGSSIIAFAVGKSYKPGNGVGMIAGHIDALTARLKPVSKKPTTAGYVQLGVAPYAGALNQTWWDRDLSIGGRVIVRDEKTGKTSSKLVQLDWPIAKIPTLAPHFGVGMMGQNNPETQAVPIIGLDSSDGSSAELLGSVGAFVNTQPPKLVKLISKQLGITSYDSIVNWELELFDSQPASVFGLDKEFITAGRIDDKLCSWSALLGLLHSTERDEDSYIKLVALFDDEEVGSLLRQGARGNFLPSTVERAVEALNPDTYGPGLIGQTFAKSFLLSADVSHAGNPNFIGNYLAEHIPKLNVGLVVCGDSNAHMTTDAVSSAILHRVANLCGAQLQDFQIRNDSRSGGTVGPMLSSAMGVRAADAGLPQLSMHSIRATTGALDPGLGVQFFKGFLDFWEQVDGEWE; this is translated from the exons ATGACACGGCGCgtgccttcttctctgtccCTCCGACAACAAGCGCCTGCTCAGGCCCAGTCCAGCATCTCCGCGCAGTCTtccgcttcctcctcgtTTGCCCCGATCCCGGCCTCGGCTTCGGCTCATACTCAGCAAGCTGTTTCCCCCCTGGCTTCCTCGAAGCACTTTGTTCTCGCAGACATGGACGGTCGCCCGCCTCTCGACAACCGCGCCTGCATGAactgcatctccaagctctctgCGAACGAGGTCAGCCAAGTCAACTGGCACGTGGATGAGGAGAACAAGTGCAAGCTGTGCGCCGTGAGGGATCTCAAGCCCGAGGCCTTCACCAAGCCTTTTCTCGACTTCCTGCGCGAGAACCCGACTGTCTTCCATACCGTCGACTACTTCAAGACCAAGCTGCGCCAGTCTGGCTACGTAGAG CTCCCTGCGCGCGACTCCTGGTCCGGCAAGATCCAACCCGGCGGCAAGTACTGGGTCACTCGCAATGGCAGCTCCATCATCGCCTTTGCCGTCGGCAAATCCTACAAGCCCGGCAACGGTGTTGGCATGATTGCCGGCCACATCGACGCCCTGACAGCCCGACTCAAGCCCGTCAGCAAGAAGCCAACCACGGCCGGTTACGTCCAGCTCGGTGTTGCCCCCTATGCCGGCGCCCTGAACCAGACCTGGTGGGATCGAGACCTGAGCATCGGTGGCCGAGTCATTGTGCGCGATGAGAAGACGGGCAAGACCTCCAGCAAGCTCGTCCAGCTGGACTGGCCTATTGCCAAGATCCCCACGCTGGCGCCGCACTTTGGTGTCGGCATGATGGGTCAGAACAACCCGGAGACGCAGGCTGTCCCCATCATTGGATTGGACAGCTCCGATGGCTCCAGCGCCGAGCTGCTTGGCTCTGTCGGCGCCTTTGTCAACACCCAACCCCCGAAGCTGGTCAAGCTCATCTCAAAGCAGCTTGGCATCACCTCCTACGACTCCATTGTCAACTGGgagcttgagcttttcgACTCCCAGCCGGCCTCCGTCTTTGGCCTGGACAAGGAGTTCATCACCGCTGGAAGAATCGATGACAAGCTCTGCTCGTGGTCCGCCCTCCTGGGTCTTCTCCACTCCACGGAGCGAGACGAGGACAGCTACATCAAGCTGGTGGCCCTGttcgacgacgaagaggtcGGTTCTCTGCTGAGACAGGGCGCCAGGGGTAACTTCCTGCCCTCCACAGTCGAGCGCGCCGTCGAGGCTCTCAACCCCGACACCTACGGCCCTGGTCTCATCGGCCAGACTTTCGCCAAGTCTTTCCTCCTGTCTGCTGACGTCTCTCACGCTGGCAACCCCAACTTCATTGGCAACTACCTCGCCGAGCACATCCCCAAGCTCAAcgtcggcctcgtcgtctgCGGCGACAGCAACGCCCACATGACCACCGACGCCGTCTCCTCCGCCATCCTCCACCGCGTTGCCAACCTGTGCGGCGCTCAATTGCAGGACTTCCAGATCCGAAACGACTCCCGCAGCGGTGGCACTGTCGGCCCTATGCTGTCCAGTGCAATGGGTGTGcgtgctgctgatgctggctTGCCTCAGCTGAGCATGCACTCGATTCGTGCTACGACTGGTGCCTTGGACCCTGGCTTGGGTGTGCAGTTCTTCAAGGGCTTCCTCGATTTCTGGGAGCAAGTTGATGGCGAATGGGAGTAA